The nucleotide window GGCCATTTGATAGAGTCATGGTCTGGTTTTGGATTTTTTCTATTTTGGATGAGAACAAAAACCGGGTTCCATTTTTTTGTGATTCTTGGAATAATTGTTCGGTTAGTATCCCATAATCAGTTGATGCATCTTTTTTGCAGAATAATCCAGAGTGACACCTTACGTTTGGTTCTCTTTGTTTGATTTGTCCAGAATCTAATAACTCCAGATCATTATCATCCAGTCCGTTTTGATGTCCCCATTTGAGATATTTTTCCAATGTGTGGTGTTGGGACTCATCCAGTGCTAACTCAATTGTTCCAGTATCCTTCCATGATATGTGATGCTTTTTTGCATAATCCCACCACAAATCATAGGATAGCAAGGCTGCTTTGGCGATTTTTTTCTTTTTTTGCGGATCCAAATAAAATGGCGAGTGGATAACCCCTGTGTTTCTGCTGCTGGCATGCGCTGCCACATGATTTTCCTTTTCAATTACACATACAGTGTGGTTAGTAAGAGCAGAAATCCAATAAGAAAGGCTTGTTCCTAGAATCCCCCCTCCAATTATTGCAACATCAAACTTCAATACAAAAATCACATCATACAATCATTAATTGATTATGAAAAAGGCGCCGGGAGAGAGATTTGAACTCTCGAACCCTTGCGAGTACGCGCTTTATGGTTTTGTGTAATTTCCAGGCGCGCGCCCTACCAGGCTAGGCGACCCCGGCACTAGTCTTTACGACAAAAACTCTAGCAAATCATTCATTATATAATAGGTGATTTTGGAAAATTATCCTTTGATGAAATCCTCAAGGGCTGTTTTTGCCTGAGGATCACTCATTTGTCTTGGCGGATGCTTCATCAAATATGCGCATGCCGGAATGACTGGTCCGCCCATCTTTCTCTCCAGAGCTATTTTTGCTAGTCTTGTTGCATCAATTACTATGCCTGCAGAGTTTGCCTTGTCATCGACTTCCAGTCTTACTTCCATGTTGTATGGGATGTTTGCCCACTGTCGTCCTTCAATTCTCATGAACATGAGTTTTGTATTTCCTAGGAATGGAATGAAATCAGATGGTCCAACATAGATTTGATCGTCTGCTAATCTTTGTGATAATTGTGATTGTACGCTTTCGGTCTTTGAGATTCTCTTGCTTACTAGGCGCTCTTGCTCTTTCATGTTCAAAAAGTCAGTATTGCCGCCAACATTGATTTGGTATGTTTTTTCTATCTTGGTTCCTCTATCGTCGCATAGTTTTGCCAGGGTTCTGTGAACGATCGTAGCTCCGACCTGGCCCTTGATGTCATCGCCAATAACTGGAATTTTCTTTGCTGCAAACTTTGCACCCCATTTTTTATCAGATGCAATAAACGATGGAATACAGTTTACAAAAGCGGTATTTGTATCAAGACAAACCTGTGCCCAAAACTGGGTTGCCTTTTCCGATCCCACCGGTAAATATGATACAATGATTTCAGCACCAGTTCGCTCTATTGTCTTTTTGATTTCCTTGGTTAATTGTTCTGTTGATTTTTTAGACTTTAGCGGCTTGACTCTGTTTTCAACCCAGATTCCAACGCCGTCCAGTGCTGGACTCTCATAGACTTCGGCCTTGGTCTTTGGCATTTTGTTTTTTGGGACCCAGTTGACCATGTTTGGGTATTCGTAAATTGCCTCATTGATCGTCTTGCCTACCTTATTGTTTCCAACATCAAAGCCTGCTACAAAATCTAGATCATGAATTGTATACTTGGCAATTTTTTCGTGCATTATGCCGATTACTTTTTGTTTTGGGTTTTGTCTATAGTATTCGATTCCTTGGATCAATCCAGAAAAACAGTTGCCTATTCCTACTAGCCCTACCTTTACTTTTGCCAAGCCTAGGATTGGTTCTTGCTAAACTCGTTTTAAGTTTTCCTACTTGAAAACATTGATTGTTGTAGAGTCATGGATTTTTTGATCCATACCATATGCGAACGACTCTATCACATATCGCCCCTCTAGGATGTGTGTATTGTCGTTTTTTAGCTGATTCCACGATATGGTGATCTTTTCTTTTGGTGCTAAATTGGTTCCCTCTGAGAATGCTGAATAGAATTCGGTTCCATCAAGGGCACGCACTCGAAGACTCGGCGCCATATTTGAAAAAGAGACATCGACTGTTCCAGTGTTGATTATCTCGACCGCAATGGTGTCGTTTATGGTGTAATCC belongs to Candidatus Nitrosotenuis cloacae and includes:
- a CDS encoding inositol-3-phosphate synthase, which encodes MAKVKVGLVGIGNCFSGLIQGIEYYRQNPKQKVIGIMHEKIAKYTIHDLDFVAGFDVGNNKVGKTINEAIYEYPNMVNWVPKNKMPKTKAEVYESPALDGVGIWVENRVKPLKSKKSTEQLTKEIKKTIERTGAEIIVSYLPVGSEKATQFWAQVCLDTNTAFVNCIPSFIASDKKWGAKFAAKKIPVIGDDIKGQVGATIVHRTLAKLCDDRGTKIEKTYQINVGGNTDFLNMKEQERLVSKRISKTESVQSQLSQRLADDQIYVGPSDFIPFLGNTKLMFMRIEGRQWANIPYNMEVRLEVDDKANSAGIVIDATRLAKIALERKMGGPVIPACAYLMKHPPRQMSDPQAKTALEDFIKG